In Lentimicrobiaceae bacterium, one genomic interval encodes:
- the purB gene encoding adenylosuccinate lyase: MDLSTLKAISPIDGRYRKRVESLSLFFSEGALINFRIYVEVEYFIALAEIPLPQLKGITPDDIANIRKISENFTFADAAEVKKIEAKTNHDVKAVEYYLKKQFAKIGLKKYSEFIHFGLTSQDINNTAVPLSLYTCLYDNVIPTIENIQTKLVNLAKKWKDVPMLSHTHGQPASPTTMGKEIMVFAERLSVQLKQLTSIPKTAKFGGAVGNFNAHYASYPDVDWNTFADNFIKDKLYLARQKYTTQIEHYDCMSAYFDGIKRINTILIDLSQDMWQYISREYFKQKINASETGSSTMPHKVNPIDFENAEGNLGISNALLTFMSNKLPISRMQRDLTDSTITRNIGVAIAHALIAYKSIITGLNKVIINKDKILDELDHNWAVLAEPIQTILRREGYPEPYETLKALTRTGKHISKEVLWDFVDKLKISDEVKEEIKAITPFNYIGKM; encoded by the coding sequence ATGGACTTAAGTACATTAAAAGCTATTTCGCCTATTGATGGGCGTTACAGAAAAAGGGTAGAATCCTTGTCATTATTTTTTAGCGAAGGTGCTTTAATAAATTTCAGAATTTATGTTGAAGTTGAATACTTTATAGCATTGGCTGAAATTCCCTTACCTCAACTTAAAGGCATTACGCCCGACGATATTGCTAATATCAGAAAAATAAGCGAAAACTTTACCTTCGCCGATGCTGCCGAAGTTAAAAAGATAGAGGCTAAAACCAATCACGATGTTAAAGCTGTTGAATATTACTTAAAAAAACAGTTTGCAAAAATCGGTTTGAAAAAATATAGCGAATTTATACACTTCGGGTTGACCTCGCAAGATATTAACAATACTGCCGTTCCTTTGTCGCTGTACACCTGCTTGTACGACAATGTTATTCCGACGATAGAAAACATTCAGACTAAGTTGGTAAATTTGGCTAAGAAATGGAAAGACGTTCCTATGCTTTCGCATACGCACGGACAACCGGCTTCGCCAACAACTATGGGTAAAGAGATAATGGTTTTTGCAGAAAGGCTTAGCGTTCAGCTAAAACAACTTACATCTATTCCTAAAACTGCAAAATTTGGCGGTGCTGTCGGTAATTTTAACGCTCACTACGCTTCGTATCCCGATGTTGACTGGAATACATTTGCCGATAATTTTATTAAAGATAAACTGTATTTAGCGCGTCAGAAATATACCACACAAATTGAGCATTACGACTGTATGAGTGCTTACTTCGACGGAATAAAACGTATTAATACTATACTCATAGATTTATCGCAAGATATGTGGCAGTATATTTCGAGAGAGTATTTCAAACAAAAAATTAATGCTTCCGAAACAGGTTCCTCCACCATGCCTCACAAGGTTAATCCTATAGATTTTGAAAATGCCGAAGGTAACTTGGGAATATCTAATGCTTTACTGACTTTTATGTCGAATAAATTGCCTATTTCGAGAATGCAAAGAGATTTAACCGACTCGACTATTACCAGAAACATTGGTGTTGCTATAGCTCACGCTCTTATTGCCTACAAATCGATTATTACCGGCTTGAATAAGGTAATAATTAATAAGGATAAAATATTGGACGAACTAGACCACAATTGGGCTGTTCTTGCCGAACCAATACAAACAATTCTGAGAAGAGAAGGTTATCCCGAACCATATGAAACATTGAAAGCTCTTACCAGAACAGGTAAACATATTTCAAAAGAAGTGTTGTGGGATTTTGTTGATAAACTTAAAATAAGCGACGAAGTTAAAGAGGAAATAAAGGCTATTACCCCGTTTAATTATATTGGAAAAATGTGA
- a CDS encoding phage Gp37/Gp68 family protein: protein MKTTKIEWTDKTWNPITGCTKFSAGCQHCYAEIMARRLKAMGQKKYQNGFSLTLHEENLQEPLLWKKPHTIFVCSMSDLFHNDVPFEFIDKVMSIIKQTPQHRYQILTKRAERMNDYFSSRVAPNNAWLGVTVENKKSKKRIDMLRNLDAPIRFLSCEPLLEDLGKLNLDNINWVIVGGESGVSARPMNAEWVLSIKEQCKKQDAAFFFKQWGTWGSDGIKRNKQLNGKKINGKVYQEMPM from the coding sequence ATGAAAACAACAAAAATAGAATGGACAGATAAAACCTGGAATCCAATAACTGGCTGTACTAAGTTTTCGGCAGGCTGTCAACACTGTTATGCGGAAATTATGGCACGTCGATTAAAAGCTATGGGACAAAAAAAATATCAAAACGGTTTTTCTCTTACTTTGCACGAGGAAAATCTGCAAGAACCTTTATTATGGAAAAAACCTCACACGATTTTTGTGTGCTCGATGAGTGACTTATTCCATAATGATGTTCCATTTGAGTTCATTGATAAAGTTATGAGTATAATCAAACAAACACCCCAACATAGATACCAAATTCTTACCAAAAGAGCCGAAAGGATGAATGATTATTTCAGCAGTCGAGTAGCCCCCAATAATGCATGGTTGGGCGTTACTGTGGAAAACAAAAAATCAAAAAAAAGAATAGATATGCTTAGAAATCTTGATGCACCTATACGTTTTTTATCTTGTGAACCTCTTTTAGAAGATTTGGGAAAACTTAATTTAGATAATATTAATTGGGTCATCGTAGGTGGTGAAAGTGGAGTAAGTGCGCGACCAATGAATGCAGAATGGGTTCTTTCAATAAAAGAACAATGCAAAAAACAAGATGCAGCTTTCTTTTTTAAACAGTGGGGTACCTGGGGAAGTGATGGAATAAAGCGAAACAAACAATTGAATGGTAAAAAGATAAACGGAAAGGTATATCAAGAAATGCCTATGTAA
- a CDS encoding acetate--CoA ligase family protein yields MITKQLLDPKSIVIVGGSNDVTKPGGKVVKNLIDYNYSGKLYVVNPKNDEIQGIKTHKQVEDLPQCDLAVLAIAAKFCPHAVEVLASQKGTKAFIILSAGFQEESEEGARLERQIVDIVNAHKACLIGPNCIGMMNANHTSVFMSPIPKFEPQGADFITGSGATAVFILENAVEKGLKFNSVYSVGNSAQIGVEEVLEYLDETFDPNTSSKVKLLYLENISNPQKMLKHASSLIRKGCKIAAIKAGTSDAGSRAASSHTGALASPDVAVDALFKKAGIVRCYGRDELSTVAGIFMHKPLEGNRIAIVTHAGGPAVMLTDALSNSGMEVPALESPELLEKLFAGSSVANPIDFLATGTAEQLGYILDACENNFDNIDGIAVIFGSPGLTRVFDVYELLNEKMKTCKKPIYPILPSIVNVKEEIEYFISLGRINFPEEVVFGKALGKVYHAPKPVDPNVVLPKIDTVAIRKIIDESPDGYLHPNKVQGLFDAAGIPRVGEAVVNSAADAVKAANQLGYPVVMKVVGPVHKSDVGGVVLNVDNDKAVEDEFNRMIKIKDTTAIMLQPMISGHGIYVGAKKEDKFGHMVLCGLGGIYIEVLKDVVSSLAPIDTEEAMDMIKSLKTYDLIKGVRGQEGVNQEIFAEVISRVSALCLAAPEIAEMDINPLLGNAKKVTAVDARIRIEK; encoded by the coding sequence ATGATTACAAAACAATTATTAGATCCTAAAAGCATTGTTATTGTCGGTGGTTCAAATGATGTTACCAAACCGGGCGGCAAAGTTGTAAAAAATTTAATTGACTATAATTATAGTGGCAAACTGTATGTAGTAAATCCCAAAAATGATGAGATACAAGGTATTAAAACACATAAGCAAGTTGAAGATTTGCCACAATGCGATTTGGCAGTTCTTGCTATTGCTGCTAAATTTTGCCCTCATGCCGTTGAAGTTTTGGCATCTCAAAAAGGAACAAAAGCTTTTATAATACTTTCTGCCGGATTTCAGGAAGAAAGTGAAGAAGGTGCAAGACTTGAAAGACAAATAGTTGATATAGTCAATGCACACAAAGCTTGCCTCATTGGACCAAATTGTATAGGCATGATGAACGCAAATCACACTTCTGTTTTCATGTCGCCAATTCCCAAATTTGAGCCGCAAGGAGCTGATTTTATTACAGGTAGCGGTGCTACGGCTGTGTTTATTTTAGAAAATGCAGTCGAAAAAGGATTAAAATTTAATAGTGTTTATTCTGTTGGAAATAGTGCCCAAATTGGCGTCGAAGAAGTTTTAGAGTACTTAGACGAAACTTTCGACCCCAACACAAGTTCAAAAGTAAAACTGTTGTACTTGGAAAATATTAGCAATCCGCAAAAAATGCTGAAGCATGCTTCGTCATTGATTCGCAAAGGTTGTAAAATTGCAGCTATAAAAGCCGGAACATCTGATGCAGGAAGTCGTGCAGCTTCGTCACATACTGGCGCTTTAGCAAGTCCCGATGTTGCTGTTGATGCACTATTTAAAAAAGCAGGAATAGTTCGTTGCTACGGAAGAGACGAACTTTCTACAGTCGCAGGTATATTTATGCACAAACCTCTTGAAGGCAATAGAATCGCTATCGTAACTCACGCCGGTGGGCCTGCAGTTATGCTTACAGATGCTTTGTCGAATAGTGGTATGGAAGTGCCTGCTCTTGAAAGCCCAGAATTGTTGGAAAAACTATTTGCAGGTTCCTCGGTTGCCAACCCAATCGACTTTTTGGCTACAGGTACAGCCGAACAATTAGGTTATATTTTGGATGCTTGCGAAAACAATTTCGACAACATCGACGGAATTGCAGTTATTTTCGGTAGCCCCGGATTGACTCGAGTTTTTGATGTGTACGAACTTCTTAACGAAAAAATGAAAACGTGCAAAAAACCTATCTATCCTATATTACCTTCAATTGTTAACGTTAAAGAAGAAATAGAATATTTTATCAGTCTTGGCAGAATCAACTTCCCCGAAGAAGTTGTTTTCGGAAAAGCATTAGGAAAAGTTTACCATGCTCCTAAACCTGTTGACCCGAACGTAGTCTTGCCCAAAATTGACACTGTTGCGATAAGAAAAATTATAGACGAGTCGCCGGATGGATACTTGCATCCAAATAAGGTTCAAGGACTATTCGACGCTGCCGGTATTCCACGTGTTGGCGAAGCTGTTGTTAATTCTGCAGCCGACGCAGTTAAGGCAGCCAACCAACTTGGATATCCTGTTGTAATGAAAGTTGTTGGACCGGTTCACAAATCCGATGTAGGCGGTGTGGTTCTCAACGTTGACAACGATAAAGCTGTTGAAGACGAATTTAACCGAATGATTAAGATTAAAGACACTACAGCAATCATGCTACAACCGATGATTTCCGGACACGGCATTTACGTTGGTGCTAAAAAAGAAGATAAATTTGGTCACATGGTACTTTGCGGTCTGGGTGGAATTTACATTGAAGTCCTTAAAGACGTGGTATCATCTCTTGCTCCTATCGATACGGAAGAAGCAATGGATATGATAAAAAGCTTAAAAACCTACGACCTTATCAAAGGTGTTAGAGGTCAGGAAGGAGTTAATCAGGAAATATTTGCCGAAGTTATTTCAAGAGTTTCTGCACTATGTCTAGCCGCTCCCGAGATAGCCGAAATGGATATAAATCCGCTTCTAGGTAATGCTAAAAAGGTTACTGCCGTCGATGCGCGTATCAGAATTGAAAAATAA
- a CDS encoding aminoacyl-histidine dipeptidase, protein MKKSIKELSPKEVWIHFDSLTKIPRPSKHEDKIQKFMLDFGKGLGLETIRDKVGNIIIRKPATKGMEKKKGVILQAHLDMVPQKNSDKKHNFETDPIETIIDGEWVTANGTTLGADNGMGVAAAMAVLASKDIEHGPIEALFTCDEETGMTGAFGLKPGLLKGDILMNLDSEDEGELYVGCAGGTDATSTMKYKEKKLDTDKYTSFLLTLKGLKGGHSGMEIILQRGNSNKLLNRFLLDNIDKFDIKVISIDGGGLRNAIPRESFIKVAVDKDKATKFKKAVSEYEKMFKSELAAVEPDLEFSCKKIDNADKYIDEKVIDKLVKAVSACPNGVIRMSDDMEGLVETSSNLASIKSGDGKIVVQCLLRSSVDTAKVELGNRIKSVFELAGADVVLDGSYPGWKPNMDSPILSTMQNTYKKLYGKTPEIKAIHAGLECGLLGGVYPNWDMISFGPTIRFPHSPDEKVNIPSVEKFWKFLLATLKNIPNK, encoded by the coding sequence ATGAAAAAATCAATCAAAGAATTAAGTCCAAAAGAAGTTTGGATACATTTTGACAGTTTAACAAAAATTCCACGTCCGTCAAAGCACGAAGATAAAATTCAAAAATTTATGCTAGATTTCGGCAAAGGTCTTGGTCTTGAAACTATAAGAGACAAGGTTGGAAATATTATAATCAGAAAGCCTGCCACCAAAGGCATGGAAAAGAAAAAAGGTGTTATCTTGCAGGCTCACTTAGATATGGTTCCTCAAAAAAACAGCGATAAGAAACATAATTTTGAAACCGATCCCATTGAGACTATTATCGACGGCGAATGGGTTACTGCCAACGGCACAACACTTGGAGCCGACAATGGTATGGGTGTTGCTGCAGCAATGGCTGTTTTAGCATCAAAAGATATTGAGCATGGACCTATTGAAGCCCTATTTACTTGCGACGAAGAAACTGGAATGACAGGAGCATTTGGGCTTAAACCCGGATTGCTTAAAGGCGATATCTTAATGAACTTAGACTCGGAAGATGAAGGAGAATTGTACGTTGGTTGTGCAGGCGGAACAGACGCTACATCGACAATGAAGTACAAAGAGAAAAAGTTAGATACCGATAAATACACATCATTTCTACTCACTCTCAAAGGACTTAAAGGTGGACACTCAGGAATGGAAATAATTTTACAACGCGGCAATAGCAACAAACTATTGAACAGATTTTTGTTGGATAATATTGATAAATTCGATATTAAAGTAATTTCCATTGATGGCGGTGGTTTAAGAAATGCTATTCCACGCGAGTCGTTTATTAAAGTTGCTGTCGATAAAGACAAAGCCACTAAATTTAAAAAAGCTGTTTCCGAATACGAAAAAATGTTCAAAAGCGAACTAGCCGCTGTTGAACCCGATTTGGAATTTAGTTGCAAAAAAATTGATAATGCAGATAAATATATAGACGAAAAGGTTATAGATAAACTAGTAAAAGCCGTAAGTGCTTGTCCTAACGGAGTTATCAGAATGAGTGACGACATGGAGGGACTTGTAGAAACATCATCGAACTTGGCAAGCATAAAATCAGGCGACGGAAAAATTGTAGTACAATGTTTACTTCGCTCGTCGGTTGATACTGCAAAAGTAGAACTGGGAAACCGCATAAAAAGCGTATTCGAACTTGCCGGAGCCGATGTTGTTCTTGATGGCTCTTATCCCGGCTGGAAACCTAATATGGATTCGCCTATACTTTCTACAATGCAAAATACTTACAAGAAACTTTACGGCAAAACACCTGAAATTAAGGCTATCCACGCCGGTCTTGAGTGCGGATTGCTTGGTGGAGTTTATCCAAATTGGGACATGATTTCATTCGGACCAACTATCAGATTCCCTCACTCTCCCGATGAAAAAGTAAATATACCTTCGGTTGAGAAATTCTGGAAATTTTTATTGGCAACCTTAAAAAACATTCCAAATAAATAA
- a CDS encoding restriction endonuclease subunit S: MKYRLGDICSITKGATGIMKAIPGEYEMVTLGEEHKTHNEYQFDAKAVIIPLVSSTGHGHASMKRVKYCEGKFALGTILCAVIPHDENFVLAKYLQIYLHWNREELLVSQMKGMANVTLPMNRIADVEVIVPSMEKQQYIVDLEAKLVEKGDALDRLFAEQLTQIENLNQAILQEAVQGKLVPQDPNDEPATELLKRIKAKKEETNKGKKQKPLPPIKPEEIPFEIPKNWVWSRLGEITQHNSGKTLDRTRNKGMLRSYITTSNLYWGYFILDDLRQMKIEDSELDRCTAIKGDLLVCEGGEAGRSAIWQIEEPICFQNHIHRVRPYLGISSEYLYYYMKKIFFSGEIHNYRKGMGIKNLSGSSLSSIVLSLPPLPEQKRIVEEVEKQLAKTEQLKEYITANQQATEHLLKALLQEAFEGKEKIKEEYSLFNV; the protein is encoded by the coding sequence ATGAAGTACAGATTAGGCGATATATGTTCTATTACTAAAGGAGCAACAGGAATAATGAAAGCTATACCGGGTGAATATGAAATGGTTACTCTTGGTGAAGAGCATAAAACCCACAACGAATATCAATTTGATGCAAAAGCGGTAATTATTCCATTGGTATCTTCTACAGGTCATGGTCATGCAAGTATGAAACGCGTAAAATATTGCGAGGGTAAATTTGCTTTAGGAACTATCTTATGTGCTGTAATTCCCCATGATGAAAACTTTGTTTTAGCCAAATACTTACAGATTTACTTGCATTGGAACCGTGAAGAATTATTAGTATCGCAAATGAAAGGAATGGCAAATGTAACTTTGCCGATGAACCGAATTGCTGATGTGGAAGTGATTGTTCCAAGCATGGAAAAACAACAATATATCGTTGATTTAGAGGCAAAATTAGTTGAAAAGGGAGATGCATTAGACAGATTGTTTGCTGAGCAACTAACACAAATAGAAAACCTTAATCAAGCTATTCTGCAAGAAGCTGTACAAGGCAAATTAGTGCCACAAGACCCTAATGACGAGCCTGCTACAGAACTGCTAAAGCGAATTAAAGCAAAAAAAGAGGAAACAAATAAGGGTAAAAAACAAAAACCTTTACCACCCATTAAACCCGAAGAGATTCCGTTTGAAATTCCTAAAAATTGGGTGTGGAGTAGGTTGGGGGAGATTACTCAACATAACTCTGGTAAAACATTGGATCGTACACGAAATAAAGGGATGTTACGATCATATATAACCACTTCTAATCTTTATTGGGGATATTTCATATTAGATGATCTAAGACAAATGAAAATTGAAGATTCAGAATTGGATAGATGCACTGCAATAAAAGGTGATTTGCTAGTTTGTGAAGGTGGAGAGGCAGGTCGTTCTGCGATATGGCAAATTGAAGAACCAATTTGTTTTCAAAATCATATTCATAGAGTAAGACCATATTTAGGAATAAGTTCAGAATATCTATATTATTATATGAAGAAAATTTTCTTCAGCGGTGAAATTCATAATTATCGTAAGGGTATGGGGATTAAGAATTTATCAGGTTCATCATTGTCAAGTATTGTCTTATCGCTTCCGCCACTTCCCGAACAAAAACGAATTGTGGAGGAAGTTGAAAAGCAATTAGCTAAAACCGAACAACTTAAAGAATATATTACAGCTAATCAACAAGCCACTGAGCACTTGCTAAAAGCTTTGTTGCAGGAGGCGTTTGAGGGGAAGGAGAAAATAAAAGAAGAATATAGTTTGTTTAATGTTTAA
- a CDS encoding shikimate dehydrogenase: MRQYALIGSKLNHSFSPSVFAEIFKTENVSDAEYFLLEVSDINDLLYKIETTPELLGFNVTIPYKTSILPYLSDIDDEAKAIGAVNCVKISRNGKVKLTGYNTDHLGFQDSIIEILENRSLSNALIIGTGGASKAVKYVFDKWNINSVFVSREAKGSNIVNYDMIDESLVNKTEIIVNATPVGMYPQDNQLVNFPYNLVSRHHIFVDLIYNPAETLFLKETKSKGCTCINGMKMLIKQAEYSWQIWKVE, from the coding sequence ATGCGTCAATATGCTCTAATAGGCAGCAAACTAAATCACTCTTTTTCACCTTCTGTTTTTGCCGAAATTTTTAAAACAGAAAACGTATCGGATGCCGAATACTTTCTGTTAGAAGTTTCTGATATCAACGATTTGCTTTATAAAATCGAAACCACACCCGAACTGTTGGGTTTTAATGTTACAATTCCTTATAAGACGTCGATTTTGCCTTATTTGTCGGATATAGATGATGAGGCAAAAGCAATAGGAGCCGTTAATTGCGTGAAAATATCTCGCAACGGTAAAGTCAAACTTACCGGCTACAATACCGACCACTTAGGGTTTCAGGATTCTATTATTGAAATATTAGAAAATAGATCTTTAAGTAATGCCTTGATTATAGGAACTGGCGGTGCATCAAAGGCTGTGAAATACGTTTTTGATAAGTGGAATATCAATTCCGTATTTGTTTCAAGAGAAGCAAAAGGCAGTAATATTGTCAATTACGATATGATTGACGAAAGCTTAGTAAATAAAACCGAGATTATCGTAAATGCAACTCCCGTTGGTATGTATCCGCAAGATAATCAACTCGTAAATTTTCCTTATAATCTTGTTTCGCGACACCACATTTTCGTCGATTTGATATACAACCCGGCTGAAACCCTTTTCCTGAAAGAAACCAAAAGCAAAGGATGCACCTGCATAAACGGAATGAAAATGCTTATTAAGCAAGCAGAATACTCGTGGCAAATATGGAAAGTGGAGTAG
- the tcmP gene encoding three-Cys-motif partner protein TcmP, whose amino-acid sequence MAAKDLHDKPFDEATLDKLVIFEDYAKEWLPTFIMGGYKELWIFDFFSGPGFDINGVAGSPIRILQQVKNQIGNIFQKKTKVNLCFNDFDKTKFVKLTKACKTYIKDNPELSRANINIEYHNKDFDVLFSEKISTIKVRPSLVYIDQNGIKYLADKYLLELANTKETDFLYYVSSSYFLRFGETKEFKKNIYIDIEKAKKNPYKYVHKSILEQLKKSLPKESKLSLYPFTIKKGNNIYGIIFGATHIRAVDKFLKTAWKSNELNGEANFDINNDEVKSLYNKDLFGTPIYTKIEEFSTKLRDLILKGKINNNKKAYDFTLKEGHIDKHASEVISQMKRDGFITFDGRSPLVNYDQVYKNNRIVNYEIVNTKQ is encoded by the coding sequence ATGGCTGCTAAAGACCTTCACGACAAACCATTTGATGAAGCTACTTTAGATAAACTCGTAATATTTGAGGATTATGCAAAAGAATGGCTACCAACGTTTATAATGGGAGGATATAAAGAGTTATGGATTTTTGATTTTTTCTCAGGACCGGGTTTTGATATAAATGGAGTCGCAGGTAGTCCTATACGTATTTTACAACAAGTTAAAAATCAGATAGGAAATATATTTCAAAAGAAAACAAAGGTCAATTTGTGCTTCAACGATTTCGATAAAACCAAATTTGTAAAACTTACAAAAGCCTGTAAAACGTACATTAAAGACAACCCTGAACTTAGCAGAGCTAATATTAATATCGAATATCACAATAAAGATTTTGATGTTTTGTTTTCTGAAAAAATTTCAACTATTAAGGTACGACCCTCTCTTGTTTACATAGACCAAAATGGAATCAAGTATCTAGCAGACAAGTATTTATTAGAATTAGCTAACACAAAAGAGACGGACTTTCTATATTATGTATCATCATCATATTTTCTGAGATTTGGTGAAACGAAAGAGTTTAAAAAAAACATTTATATTGATATCGAAAAAGCTAAAAAAAATCCTTATAAATATGTACATAAAAGTATTCTGGAGCAGCTTAAAAAAAGTTTACCTAAGGAATCGAAACTCTCTTTATATCCATTCACAATAAAAAAAGGGAATAATATTTACGGAATAATTTTTGGTGCTACACATATTCGTGCTGTAGATAAGTTTTTGAAAACTGCTTGGAAAAGCAACGAATTAAATGGTGAGGCAAATTTTGATATTAATAATGATGAAGTAAAATCCTTGTATAATAAAGATCTTTTCGGCACACCTATATATACCAAAATAGAAGAATTTTCAACTAAACTAAGAGACCTGATTTTAAAAGGAAAAATAAATAATAACAAAAAAGCGTACGATTTTACACTAAAAGAAGGACATATCGACAAACATGCGTCTGAGGTGATTTCGCAAATGAAAAGAGATGGATTTATAACATTTGATGGAAGGAGCCCCTTAGTTAATTACGATCAAGTGTACAAAAACAATCGTATTGTTAATTATGAAATTGTGAATACAAAACAATGA
- a CDS encoding class I SAM-dependent DNA methyltransferase — protein sequence MSNLSGVIKSIRDIFRKDPGLSGDAQRIEQLGWMIFLKLFDDKDKEKELLNLNYKSPIPSELQWRNWAEDDEGITGDELISFVNNQLFPSLKELQVGVDDKLGIIIRQIFDGTNNYMKSGTTLRQAINKLNEIDFNISKEHHVFNAIYEEILQGLAAKKDTGEFYTPRALTQFIVDMTDPQLGEKICDPACGTGGFLVCAVEHLKKQVKNINDRELLQETITGTELKPLPFMLCVINLITHDIEIPKIVNNDSLSRELTSIKQKDRVDIILANPPFGGVVGDGMETNFPMNYRTKESADLFLILFIQMLKQGGRAGIVLPDGSLTGEGVKQRIRQKLLEDCNVHTIVRLPQSVFAPYATVNTNLIFFEKGKPTKEIWYYEHTLPEGYKAYSKTKPIRISEFDKIKKWWNNRSENDVAWKVPIDTIIERDYDLDIKNPNNVVEEVVYDRKEIISKLEKNQVKITEILNKLKALAE from the coding sequence ATGAGTAATCTAAGCGGAGTAATAAAATCTATTCGAGATATTTTTAGAAAAGACCCTGGTTTGAGTGGCGACGCACAACGCATTGAACAATTGGGGTGGATGATTTTTTTGAAACTTTTTGACGATAAAGACAAAGAAAAAGAATTACTCAATTTGAACTACAAGTCCCCTATTCCATCAGAATTGCAATGGCGTAACTGGGCAGAAGATGATGAAGGCATTACCGGCGATGAACTGATAAGTTTTGTAAACAATCAACTTTTCCCATCATTAAAAGAGTTACAAGTTGGAGTTGATGACAAGTTGGGTATCATTATTAGACAGATTTTTGATGGTACAAATAACTATATGAAAAGTGGTACAACCCTCCGACAAGCCATTAATAAACTTAACGAAATCGACTTCAATATTAGCAAGGAGCACCACGTTTTTAACGCTATTTATGAGGAAATTTTGCAAGGATTGGCAGCCAAAAAAGACACAGGCGAATTTTATACGCCAAGGGCTTTAACGCAGTTTATTGTGGATATGACAGACCCACAATTAGGCGAAAAAATATGCGATCCTGCTTGCGGCACTGGCGGTTTTTTGGTATGTGCCGTAGAACATCTAAAAAAGCAAGTGAAAAACATAAACGACCGCGAATTATTACAGGAAACTATTACGGGCACAGAGCTAAAACCGTTACCTTTTATGCTATGCGTAATAAACCTGATTACTCACGACATTGAAATTCCGAAAATTGTGAATAACGATTCTTTAAGCCGTGAGCTTACCTCTATAAAGCAAAAAGACCGTGTAGATATTATTTTAGCAAATCCGCCATTTGGCGGCGTAGTTGGCGATGGTATGGAGACCAATTTCCCGATGAACTACCGCACCAAAGAAAGTGCCGACCTATTTTTAATCCTTTTTATACAAATGCTAAAACAAGGCGGACGTGCCGGCATTGTACTACCCGATGGCAGTTTGACAGGCGAAGGTGTAAAACAGCGCATAAGGCAAAAGTTATTAGAAGATTGCAACGTGCACACCATTGTCCGCCTGCCACAGTCTGTTTTTGCACCTTATGCTACGGTAAACACCAACCTGATTTTCTTTGAAAAAGGCAAGCCGACAAAAGAAATTTGGTACTACGAACATACATTACCCGAAGGTTATAAAGCCTATAGCAAAACAAAACCGATACGAATTTCCGAGTTTGATAAAATTAAAAAATGGTGGAATAATCGTTCTGAAAACGATGTAGCGTGGAAAGTCCCCATTGATACCATTATTGAACGAGATTACGATTTAGATATTAAAAATCCTAACAATGTAGTTGAAGAAGTGGTATACGATAGAAAAGAGATTATTTCAAAACTTGAAAAAAATCAAGTGAAAATAACCGAAATTCTAAACAAATTAAAAGCATTGGCAGAATAA
- a CDS encoding DedA family protein, with protein MGITQWITNLAVAIIAATSYPGVFILMVMESMFFPVPSEAVMPFAGFLIADGEMTFFGVVLASTLGSIVGSLLSYYIGYYGGKPFLKRFGKYFLIDEHHVEISEKFFAKRGDITILIARFIPVVRHVISIPAGFAKMNVPKFVLFTTIGAGIWNSFLMYLGFKLKNNWEEVMEYSHTIDIVVIVVLAILLIYYGYKIVKNFVKMKKK; from the coding sequence ATGGGAATAACACAATGGATTACTAATCTGGCAGTAGCTATTATAGCCGCAACTTCCTATCCCGGTGTTTTTATTTTAATGGTAATGGAAAGTATGTTTTTTCCGGTGCCAAGCGAGGCTGTTATGCCTTTTGCAGGATTTTTGATAGCCGATGGCGAAATGACTTTTTTTGGAGTTGTTTTAGCTAGCACATTAGGAAGTATTGTCGGTTCGTTGCTATCATACTATATAGGCTATTATGGAGGAAAGCCTTTTTTAAAACGCTTTGGAAAATATTTCCTTATCGATGAACATCATGTTGAGATTTCTGAGAAATTTTTCGCCAAAAGAGGTGACATTACAATATTAATCGCTCGTTTCATACCTGTTGTTCGTCACGTAATTTCAATTCCGGCAGGCTTTGCCAAAATGAATGTTCCGAAATTTGTTTTGTTTACAACCATTGGAGCCGGTATTTGGAATTCATTCCTAATGTACTTGGGATTCAAATTAAAGAACAATTGGGAGGAAGTTATGGAGTACAGCCATACTATCGATATTGTTGTTATTGTAGTACTGGCTATCTTGCTTATATACTACGGATATAAGATTGTTAAAAACTTTGTAAAGATGAAAAAGAAATAA